The proteins below are encoded in one region of Pseudomonadota bacterium:
- a CDS encoding nucleotidyltransferase substrate binding protein, whose amino-acid sequence MDKIKTDNLRKAQNTFERFRQDMKTDRDQAGAVQAFEFCYELSWKLMKRVLESQGQETGSPKDTFRKAALEKLIDDPEIWFEFQKKRNLTTHTYEQEILKEIVSSFDDFSLEIQRRLERVEELMG is encoded by the coding sequence ATGGATAAGATAAAAACAGATAATCTTCGAAAAGCCCAAAATACCTTTGAAAGATTTCGACAAGATATGAAAACAGATCGAGATCAAGCAGGCGCAGTCCAAGCTTTTGAATTTTGTTATGAGCTTTCTTGGAAATTGATGAAGCGTGTTCTTGAATCTCAAGGACAAGAAACAGGATCTCCAAAAGATACCTTCCGAAAAGCTGCTCTTGAGAAGCTTATTGATGATCCAGAAATTTGGTTCGAATTTCAAAAGAAAAGAAATCTTACGACGCATACTTATGAACAAGAAATTCTTAAAGAAATTGTTTCCAGTTTTGATGATTTTTCTTTAGAAATACAGAGACGTCTTGAGCGCGTTGAGGAATTAATGGGATGA
- a CDS encoding nucleotidyltransferase domain-containing protein has product MIIEKRHLKIIKEILSRYPYNFYAFGSRVNGNPRRFSDLDICFMDNILWNIRAHLDEDFEESDLPFKVDVVAWQSCSKDFQQAIQKDLLPL; this is encoded by the coding sequence ATGATTATTGAAAAGCGTCATTTGAAAATCATTAAGGAAATTCTTTCGCGTTATCCTTATAATTTTTATGCCTTTGGTTCTCGCGTCAATGGAAATCCTCGTCGGTTTTCTGATTTAGATATTTGTTTTATGGATAATATTCTTTGGAATATTAGAGCTCACTTGGACGAAGATTTTGAAGAATCGGATCTGCCTTTTAAGGTTGATGTTGTTGCATGGCAATCCTGTAGCAAAGATTTCCAACAAGCCATCCAAAAAGATCTTTTGCCTCTTTAG